In Actinomycetes bacterium, the DNA window GGGCTCGCCCTGGGCGCCCCCAGCCCGTCACCCCAGTCCTGACCCGACGGTCACGAGCGGCCCCCGAGTCCGACGCGACAGCCGGGGCGTGGCCCGCCGAGTCAGCGGGCGAAGAAGTGCAGGCCCACCCAGGTCCATGCGGCGAGCACGCTGACCCGGCCCGACCGGGTTCGCATGACGCGGCTCAGGAGGAGCTCGAAGGACGGCAGCTTGGAGTCGGGTCGCCGGCTGACCACCTCGAGGGCCACCCCGGCGCCGACGATGACGAGGTAGCCGAGGATGGTGAGCTCACGCCACGTCATCGGCGACCTCCTCGCGAGGGCGGCCCGGCACCTGGCCGAGCACGTACCAGCCGATCACCAGCCACGCGAGCAGCGTCAGCGAGCGGCCGAGGTGGCTCGCGAGGACAGGGTCCATGAGATAGCTGACCGTCGGATGGGCGTCGCTGGAGACGGTGAACGACGGCTGGGCGAGCAGGGCGAACAGCTCCCAGAGGCCGAGGGCCACGAGCACGAGGCTCCACGTCCGCACGCCGCGCCGAGACGGCGCGTCGGGGACCGGCACCGGCCGTAGCGACCCGCGCCAACCGACCATGAGCACCGCGACCCCCGGCACGAGGATCGCGAAGGTGTCCGGCCAGGTGTAGCGGCCCCACGCCCCGGCGACCGCCGAATAGGCCACGGCCACGAGCAGCAGGCCGAGCCCCTGACGGCGGGTGAGGTGGCCGGACCCCGGCAGCAGGGCCACGCTCTCCGGCGCGTCGACTCCACGGACCGCGAGCACCGCGTCGCGTGCGACCAGCACGCTCACCGCGGTGAGCAGGATCGCATGCACCCAGTTGTCCGAGACCCCGTCGAAGAAGGCCGCGAGGACGAGGAT includes these proteins:
- a CDS encoding DUF6186 family protein, whose translation is MTWRELTILGYLVIVGAGVALEVVSRRPDSKLPSFELLLSRVMRTRSGRVSVLAAWTWVGLHFFAR